In Thermoanaerobaculia bacterium, the DNA window GCTTCGTCTCCGGCGACGATCGCCGCCGGCTTCTCGCTCTCCTCGACCCGGGCCGACACGCGCTCGTCTCCGACGAGGTGTTCCTCGATTTCGCCGTCGAGGGCGGCGCCGATCCCGCGGCACCCGCCGCGTCCGCGAGGGGCGGTCCCCTCGCGTTCTCCCTCGGCGGCATCTCGAAGTCCTGTGCGCTGCCGCAGATGAAGCTCGCCTGGATCGCGATCGGGGGCGAGCGCGCCGCCGCCGCGGCGGCGGCGGACCGGCTGGAGCTGATCGCCGACACGTATCTCTCGGTCGGAACGCCCGTGCAGCTCGCGCTCCCGCGCCTGTTCGAGATCGGATTCCGCGCGGGGGAGCGGATCCGGGAGCGGCTGAGGGGGAACCTCGCCGCGCTCGACGCGACGCTCGCGCGGATTCCCGGCTCGAGCCGCCTTCCCGTCGAAGCGGGCTGGTCGGCGGTCGTGCGCCTCGCCGCGGGGAACGGAGATCCCGCCGGGATGCTCCTCCGCGACGCCGGGGTCCTCGTTCAGCCGGGATGGTTCTTCGATTTCGCGGAGGACGACGTCGTCGTCGTGAGCCTTCTTCCCGAGCCCGCCGAGTTCGGTTCGGGGTGGGAACGCATCGTCGCGGCCCTCTCCTGACGGAGCCCGGCGAAGCGGGAAATCCGCGGCTCAGCGGGCGAGTTTCAAGGTCCCGGTGATCGAATCCACGGCCGAGTCCTCCGCGGGCCCGATGCCGAGGCACGTCGGGGTGCCCTCGGGCACGACCGTCCGCCCGGCATCGCGAATCAGTTCGGCCGGGAGGGCGGCGCCGAGGGCCCTTTCGTGGATCTCGAGGAGCTCGGCTTCCGTCGCGCAGCCGAGGACGACCTTCGGCATTCCTTCGGCGAGCCAGGCGCTCCGCGCCGCCGCGGGAGCCTGGAGAAAGGCCGCGACGGCGGCGTGCGCGGCCTGGGCGGCGAGCTTTCCGCGGGGCAGCCGGAGTGATTCGTCCACCACGATCACCTGCTTCACGACGGCTCGACGACCTCGAAGATCTTCCAGCGAGCGACGAACCGGCCGCCGCGGAGCGCGCCGGTCCGGGAAGCGTAGATCAGCCGGAAGTGCTTGAGAGGGAGCGGCCCCG includes these proteins:
- a CDS encoding pyridoxal phosphate-dependent aminotransferase, translated to MLFSRRTPADLSENPLAAALRARSEPYVDLTVSNPSAAGLSPSEEELRGALSPAGSAAYRPDPRGLASAREAVSASYAARGADIHPDHIFLTASTSEAYSFLFKLLADPGDALLVPEPSYPLFEHLVRLEALSAVPYRLRLPPPEHRWRLDFATIERGLDGGARAVLSVHPNNPTGSFVSGDDRRRLLALLDPGRHALVSDEVFLDFAVEGGADPAAPAASARGGPLAFSLGGISKSCALPQMKLAWIAIGGERAAAAAAADRLELIADTYLSVGTPVQLALPRLFEIGFRAGERIRERLRGNLAALDATLARIPGSSRLPVEAGWSAVVRLAAGNGDPAGMLLRDAGVLVQPGWFFDFAEDDVVVVSLLPEPAEFGSGWERIVAALS
- the pth2 gene encoding aminoacyl-tRNA hydrolase; its protein translation is MKQVIVVDESLRLPRGKLAAQAAHAAVAAFLQAPAAARSAWLAEGMPKVVLGCATEAELLEIHERALGAALPAELIRDAGRTVVPEGTPTCLGIGPAEDSAVDSITGTLKLAR